CGCCCGCCGCGATCACCCGAGGTGCGCGCCGGCGAGGTGCCGCTCGGGGTGCGGGTGCTGCCCGCCGAACGACCGCAGTCGGCGGTCGTGACCGAGACGACCGTGGTCGTCGAACCCTTTGCGAAGCAACGGGTCCGGCTGATCCCCAAGCGCCGCCGGGCGTGGCGCAGCGCGCGCTTCCGCGTCGAGGTGCACAACGACGGCAACACGCCGACCTCCGTCACGCTCGCGTTGCCCGAAGCCGACGACCACCTGAAGTACACGGTCGCCACCACACCGACCACTGTGGACCCCGGCGGGCGCGCCGAGCTGGAACTGCGCGTGCGGGTGGCGAAGGCGCTGTGGTTCGGTAAGCCCAAGGTGTGGCCCGTGCGGTTGGACGCCGTGGCGCTGGCCGCGGACCAGCGGGACGAACACGAGCTCGCCGGTGAACTGGTGCAGCTGCCGATCCTGTCCAAGTGGCTGCTGTCCCTGCTCGGCGCGTTGTTGATGCTGCTGCTGGCGTGGCTGCTGCTGGTGCGCCCGGCGGTCCTCAGCGCGGCGCGCGAAGCCGCCGACGGCCGTGCCCAGGAGATCGTCCAGGCCGCCGAACCGCAGGCGCCGGCCGAGGAGCCGGGCGCCGCGCCGGAGCAGCCGCCCGCCGGTGAGCAGGGCCAAGGAGAGGGACAGGGCCAGGGGCAGGGCCGCGGCACGGCCGGTGGACGTGAACAGCACTCCGGCACCATCGCGGTCACCACGAACACCGGTGAGCAGACGACCGGGGCGTACGTCGTGCCGCCGGGCAAGGTCTTCCACATCACCGACATCGTGCTGGCCAACCACCAGGGCGACGAGGGCGTGCTGACCATCGCGTTCGGGGAGCGCACGATCACCACGATCGCGCTGGAGACGTTCCGCAACCAGGACTACCACTGGGTGACGCCGATCGACATCCCGCAGAACGGCACCGTGACCGTCACCGTCAACTGCGCCAGGCCCGGCACCCCGGCGAGTGGCCGGCAGGCCGCGAACTGCTCGCAACTGCTCCACGTCAGCGGCGAACTGGGCGACATCGTCCCCTGAACCCGCCCAAAGCCACAACGCCGCGCACCCGTTCCAGTGGGTGCGCGGCGGATTCGCGTCACGGGGTCATCCGGAGCGGCGGTTCCACTCGTCGAGGAGCGCGTCGATCCAGGCGAGCAGCAGCTCCACGGTGGCGTCGTCGTCGCGCTCGCGGTAGTAGCGGAGGTCCTCGCCGGCCGCCGCCAGTTCGAAGCGCAGGTCGCACGACGTGAGACCGCCCTCGGTCGGCCTCACGGCTCGAGCGGCGCGTTGCGGGCCGCCATCCGGAACGCCTCGATGTACTTCGGCAGCTCGACCAGCGCGCGTTCCCACGAGCCGGACGTGATCTGCTCGGCGAACACCGCGTCGACCACGAGCCGGTCCACGCAGGGGTCCATGTCGTCGCCCGCCGCGTCCCGCAGCCGCCGCGACACCTCGATCCGGTGCGTGCGCGACCGGATGACCTCCAGGGTCCGCTCCAGCTCGCCGATGACCCGCTCGGCCTCCTCCGGCCGGACCACGAGCCAGCCCTTGGCGGCCAGGTCGAGGAACAGGTCCCCGGCGAACCTCTCGCGCGTCGAACCGTCCGTCACGCGACCGCCGTCCTCGTCGGGCCACATCGCCTTCACACCTCCGTACCGGCACCGGGGCCGGTACCGGTCCTCCGGGACCCCCGCCGGCCGTGCGGCAGGGGCTGGCTTGAGCCCATCATGCGGGACGGGTGCGCCGAAAGGCCGGCGGACCAGGTCTGCCCGTCCGTACTCCCCCGGGTTCCCGGCGCGGGGGAGAGCGGTGGGCGGTTCTACGCCGAACGGGTGACGCGCGACGGGATCTGAACCGATCGGTGTTGCTGTGCGTGCCCCTCCTGACCGAGGGGGTGCGGATGTGCTCTGACGAGCTGAGGGTGAGCGTGCTGGGGCCGGTGCGGGCCTGGCTGGGTGAGGTTGAGCCGGCACTGGGCCCGACCCGGAGGCGGACGGTGTTCGCGGTGCTGGCCGGTCGGGCGAACCAGGTGGTGTCGCGGGACGAGCTGGTCGACGGCGTGTGGGGCGACGAGCCGCCGATGGGTGCGGTCGGGAGCCTCCACACGTACATGTCCGGGCTGCGCAGGGCTCTTGGGCCGGCGCGGGACGCGTTGGTGTCGCGGCCCGGGGGTTATCTGCTGCGGCTGGCCGAAGCGGCGCTGGACGCGGAGGTCTTCGAACGCGGTCGGGCCGAGGCGCAGCGGCTGGTGGCGGCGGGCGACTGGAGCGGCGCACGTGACGCCGTGGACGCTGTGCTCGGGCTGTGGCAAGGATCGGCCTACTCGGGGTTGTCCGGTCCGTACGCCGAGCAGGAACGGCGGCGGCTGGGGGAGTTGCGGTTGAGCGCGGTGGAACTGCGCTGCCGTGCCGGGCTGGAGTTGGGGCAGCACGTCGAGGTGGTCGCGGAGGTGACCGCGCTGCTGGTGGAGCACCCGTGGCACGAGTCGTTGCGGGCGCTGCTGATGCTGGCCCTGCACCGGTCCGGGCGGGACGGTGAGGCGCTGGAGGTGTTCCGGGCCGCGCGGCGGGCGCTGATCGAGCAGCAGGGCATCGAACCGGGTCCGGCACTGCGCGACGCGCACCGGGTGGTCCTCGCCGAACTCTCACCCCGGCGCGTGGCCAGGGCCTGCTGACCGGTGCCACCGGCTGGTGACGTGAGGCCGGGTCACCGGCGCAGGGCCAGTTCTGCGAGGACGGTGGCGCCGTCGGTCAGGACGGAGTCGTCGAACTCGGCGCGCGGGGAGTGGTTGTCGGTGGCGCCGTTGCCCGCGCCGAGCAGGATGAACGCGCCGGGGACCCGCTGGAGGACGCGGGAGAAGTCCTCGCCGCCGGGCAGCGGGTCGGCCAGCGGGCGGAACCGGTCCTCGCCCAGGACCTCGGTGATCGTGTCGCCGACGAACGTCGTCTCCTGCGGGTCGTTGACCGTCATCGGGTAGCCGTCGACGTAAGTCACCTCGGCGTCCAGGCCGTGCGCCTGTGCGATCGACCGGGCCAACGTGATCGCGGCGTCCTTGATCCTCGCCTTGGCCGGCGCGGAGAACGTGCGCACGGTGGCCTCGAACCGCGCGGTGTCGGGGATGACGTTGCGGCGGGTGCCGGCGTGGAACGAGCCCACGGTCAGCACGACGGGGTCGAAGATGTCGGACTGCCGGGTGACCAGGGTCTGGAGCGCCGTCACGATCTCGCACGCCACCGGGATCGGGTCCTTCGCCCGGTGCGGCCTCGCGCCGTGCCCGCCGGAGCCGACGACGGTGACCTCCAGCGCGTCGGACGCCGCCATGGTCGTGCCCGGCCGGGCGGTGAACACCCCGTGCGGCACAGCGGAGCTGAACACGTGCAACGCGTACGCGGCGTCCGGCTTCGGGCCCGCGGCGTCGAGCACGCCCTCGGCGATCATCGCGGCCGAGCCGTCCCACCCTTCCTCACCGGGCTGGAACATCAGGATCGCGTTCCCGGCCAACGCCTCCCGCCGACCGGCGAGCAGATGCGCTGCGCCGACCAGCATGGCGGTGTGCATGTCGTGGCCGCACGCGTGCATCGCGCCGTCCACCCGGGACGCGTAGTCGAGCCCGGTGAGTTCTTGCACGGGCAGCGCGTCCATGTCGGCGCGCAGCAGCACCACCGGTCCGGGCCGCGATCCGCGCACCACAGCCGTCACGGAGGTCAGCCCGCGGCCGACGGACACCTCCAGCGGCAGCCCGTCGAGCGCGGCGAGCACCTTCTCCTGCGTGCGCGGTAAGTCCAGGCCGATCTCGGGCTCGGCGTGCAGGCTCCTGCGCAACCGGACCAGGTCGTCCCGCAGTGCGACGGCGTCCTCGCGTACTGGCATCGGTGATCTCTCCTCGACTTCGGTTCGGGGTACTTGTCGAAGGATCAAGGTCGATGTCACCCTCACCGCTGACATTGCCGGAATCGATCACCAGGACGGCGTCCAGTGCAGGATTCGCGCACACCCGACGAGACGGACCTCCGGCTCGTCCACGCGCTCCAGGCCACGCCCCGGGCGACGTGGCACGAGGTCGGGCGGGCGCTCGACATCGACCCGGCCACCGCCGCGCGACGGTGGCAAGGGCTCACCGACGCGGGGTTCGCCCGGGTCACCGCCTACCCCGACGTGCGACTGTGGGCGCAGGACCACTGCAACGCGTTCATCGAGCTCGACCTCGAACCGACCGCCCGCGCGCACGCCGTCGAGGTGCTGTCACGGCTGCCGCAGGTCGTCTCCATCGCCGTCATCAGCAGCGGGCGGGACCTGTTCCTGACCGTGCTGACGCCCGATCTCCCGACGCTGTCCCGGCTCGTGCTGCACGACCTCCACCGGTTGCCCGGCCTGCGCGGGACGCGGACGCACACCGTCACCACCGTCTACGGCGAGGGCAACCACTGGCGGCTCGGCGCGCTCGAACCCCAGCGGCGCGCGCAACCCGACCGGCACATCCCGTCGACCGCGAGCCGTCCCGTCTGGAAACAGCACCACCGGGACGTGCTCCGCGCGCTGGACGACGGACGCAGGCCGGCGGCCGAGATCGCGGCCGGCGCCGGCAAGAGCGGCTCCACCGTCCGCCGGTGGCTGAACGAGATGGTCGACGGCCGGTTGCTGTCCCTGCGGTGCGAGGTGGCGCAGTCGATCACGGGGTGGCCGGTCAGCGCGACGTTCCGGGCCAGGGTGCCGCCGGACGAGCTGGACCGGACCGGGGTCGCGCTCACCGAGCTGCCGGAGGTCCGGCTGTGCGCGGCCGTGACCGGGGCGGACAACCTGGTGCTGACGCTGTGGCTGCGATCGCTCGGCGACATCCAACGCGTGGAGGCGGAACTGGCCCGGCGACTGCCCGCGCTCACCCTCACCGACCGCGCCGTGACCCTGCGCGCGGTGAAGCGGATGGGCTGCCTGCTGGACGAGAGCGGTCGGATCACCGACGTGGTGCCGATCGACCCGTGGGCGTCCTGCTGACCGCACCACCAGTAGATTCGTCGCCATGCGCGTACTGTTCGCCGCCCTCGCGTCGGTGGGCCACACCTACCCCCTGATCCCGCTCGCGATCGCGGCACGAGATGCGGGGCACGAGGTGCACTTCGCCGTCGGCGAGGGCGTGCACGCGCCACTGGCCGCGAACGGACTGCGGCCGTTCCGCCCCGCCGATTCGTTCTACGAGATCTACGCCGAAGACCTCGAACCGGAACTGGCCCGGCTCAAGCCCGACCTGGTGGTGCACGAGTGGGGCGTGCCGGGAGCTGCCGTCGCCGCTCGCCGAGCCGGGATCCCCGGCCTCTGGCACGGGTTCGGCCGCATGTTCCCCGAAGGCATCGGCCTCGAATCGACTGCGAAGACCGGACGCCCGCACGTCGACATCTGCCCGTCTTCGTTGCAGGACAAGGACTTCCTCGCGACCGAGGACCGGATCGAGCTGCGTCCCGTCCCGTACTCCGAACCCGCGCCGCTACCCGCGTGGGACAAGCCTGTGGTCTACCTGACGCTGGGCACCGCGTTCGGCACCGCGGACCTGCTCACCACGGTCATCAAAGGGCTGGCGACCCTGGACGTCCACGTCGTGGTCGCCACCGGCCGCGTCCGCGTGGACGAGCTGGGCGACCTGCCGCACAACGTCACCGCCCAGCCCTGGGTGCCGCAGGCGGACCTGTTGCCGCACGTCGACGTCGTCGTGCACCACGGCGGCAGCGGCACCACCCTCGGCGCCCTCGCCGTCGGGGCCCCGCAGCTGGTCCTGCCCCAAGGCGCCGACCAGTTCGCCAACGCCGAGGCGGTTACCGTCGCCGGTGCGGGCCTACGGCTCCTGGCCGACGAACTGGACGCCGACGCCGTGGCCGAACACGTCCGCACGCTGACCCAACGCCACGACCACCGTGACGCGGCCCGCGCGATCGCCGAGGAGATCGCCCGGATGCCTTCACCGGACGAGGTCGCCCGCCGCCTGCCGGACTACGCCAAACGCCCGTAGACGCCTCTGCCCCCACCGACACCGTGCGGCGTCGATGGGGGCAGAGGTCGATGGGTCAAGGGTCGATGGCCGGGGGGACAGTCGCTAGCGCTGGGTGATGTCTGACGGTGAGTAGAAGCAGTTCTTGCCGTCCGCGCCCTCACCGATCTTCTTCGGCTCGGAACCCTTGGGCACGCCCTGGTACTTCTCGCAGATGACCGTGCTGCCGTAGACGGTGATGCGGGAGAAGCGGGCGGTGTCGCCCCAGTTGGTGTTGATGCCGGCGAGCACCTTGGTGGAGCGTGCCGTGACGCCGTCCATGACCACGTGCCGCTGGTACGAGGTGGAGCAGTTGCCGCAGGCCCGGTAGAGCTTGCCGGAGCCGTGGACCTGGAAGTTGCGGATGGTCACGGTGCCGGCGCCGTTGTGCTGGAACACCTTGTCGGAACCGGACTTCGCGCCGCCGCCGTCGACGAGGTAGGTGGCGGAGGAGCTGGAGCTGCGGAAGGTGGCGGCGTCCTCGCCCACGTCGTTCCACCAGACGTTGCGGATGACGCAGGAGCCCTCGCAGTGGATGCCGTCGCCGGCGGGCGCGTCGATGAAGAGGTTCTGGATGGTGCCGCCGTTGGCCACGACGAACATCGGGTCCTGGCCTTCACCCTGGCCGCCGTCGCCGATGCCGTAGTAGCGCTTCATGCCGCCGTCGAAGAACGTGCCGGCGTTCTTCGTGGTGGTCTGGTGCACGCTGCCGGTGTTGCTCGGCCACGGGCCACTGCCGTCACCGCCACCACCGGGGTTGGTCGTGGTGGTCGTCGTCGTGCTGGTCGTCCGGGTCGTGGTGGACGTGCTGGTCGACGACGAGGTGGACGTGCTGGTGCTGGTGGACGTGGACGTCGGCGAGCCGGTGCACGTCACGCCGTTGAGCTTGAACGACGTGGGCGACGGGTTGGAGCCCGACCACGAGCCGTTGAACCCCGGCGTCGCGGACGCGCCGGTGCCGAGGGAACCGTTCCAGCTCATGTTCCGCACCGTCACCGTGCTGCCGGACTGGCTGAACTCACCGGACCAGCCCTGGTCGACGCGCTGGCCCGCGGCGAACGTCCACTCCAGCGTCCAGCTGGAGACCGCGTCACCCAGGTTGGTGACGGTGACGTTGGCGCCGAAACCACCGTTCCACTGGCTGGACACCACGTAGTCCACCCGGCACCCCTCGGCCGCGCTGGCCGTCGGACCACCGGCCACCACCAACGCGGCGGACATCGCCGTCACCGACGCCACGGCGCCCACCGTCGCGGCCCACCGGGCCGATCTGCTCGTGCGTGTACTCATCTATGTCTCCTTATGCTCAGCGTTGAACGACAGGGACGACAGGTCAGATCCGAGCGCCCAACCGGGCGTAGTTCTTGGCCTGGAGGAACGTCGACGGCCGGATGTTCCCGGCGGAGTCGCGGCCGCCTGCGATGGTGGACGTGCTGGTGCTCGCCAGGTCCGAGTCGGACCAGGACGACTTGATGTCCCAGGAGTTGCCCGAACCGGTGGAGCTGCCCAGCGAGACCGGCTTGGCGTTGCCGACGGCCAGGTTGGCGGTCAGCTTCGACCGCGAGCGGTCCACCGTGAAACCGTTCTTGGCGTTGCGCCGCGCACCACGTTGCCGGTGCCTGAGCCTTCCTTGACGGCCAGGCCGTCGGCGCTCTCGCCGTTCTTGCGCGGGTCGCGGTTGCCGTAGCTGTCCAGGTTCAGGATCAGGTTGTTCGCGGACGCGCCCTGGAGCTGGAATCCGCTCTCGTAGTTGTCCCGCGTGACCAGCCGCTCGAACACGTTGTCGTCGCACCCGGCGCAGTAGTACGCGTACGGGCCGCGGATGATCTCCAACCCCGAGACGTGCCACCAGGACGCCTCCTGGTGGAACACCCCGCGCTGGTCACGCGGGATGCTGCCGCCGACGGGGGTGTGGCCGGCCGGCAGCGCCTCGCCGTCCACCACGACCCGTTCACCGGGGTAGTCGGCGAGCCGGATCGGCCGGCCGGGCTCGCCGCTCTTCCGGATCTGGATGTTCGTCGTGACCGCGTACGTGCCACCCCGGACGAGGATCGTGGCTCCGGGCGTGGCGAGGTCGATCGCCTTCTGGATGGACTTCAGCGGCCGTTCGACCGTGCCGGGATTCGTGTCGCTGCCGTTCCCGGCCACCACGAAGGTGGGGTCGGCGGCCTGCGCCGGCGCGGGCGCCAGAGCGAGCAGCGCGACGGCCGTCGTGAGAGCAACCATTGATCTCATGCGTCCTTCGTCCTACTTTCGGGCAGAATTGCCGAAGGTGTTCTGGGAGCGCTCCCAGTAAGGTTAACGCAACAGTTTCGAGCGAGGCAAGATAATTCACGGACGTGAATCTTCTTTGTTCCGCCACGAAACCGCCAGGCCGGTTCGCATACCTGAACAAAGCTGCCCGAAAGGAAATCCGGCGGGCGTCGGACGCGCTCACGCAATATGCATTCCTGGCTCCACGGGGCCATTGGCGGCCTTGGCGACTGTCACCCGAACAGGCGAACGCGGTGCGAGCGGACGTCCGGAGTTCACGTCGCTGAAACCACAGGGCGGCCCGCGCGGATCTACAGTCTCGCCATCCTGGACGACATTGATCCCTTCATCGGAACGGCCGCGACCTCCCTGCCGGCGGCGCAAGGTCTCGCGGCCACTTGGTGGTGGCCGAAAGCGCAGATCGGGAACACCCACCCGGGTGCCACGTCCCCGCTCGGCATGGTCTCCGCGTGCGCCTACTCCGGCGCCTACCCGACCGGGTACGGCCTCTACACGAAGAACACCGAAGGCCTGCCGGAGGAGATGTTCGACCGGCCGCAGGCCTCGGGGTTCACCCACTTCCAGCAATCCGGCACGGGTGCGATCCGCAAGTACTACAACTACGTGCGGGTGACGCCGATGGTGCAGCCGCTGGACACCCTCGGCCAGGCCTGGCCGCTGCACGACGAGGTGGCCGAAGCCGGGTACTACGCGGCCACGCTGGACACCGGCATCCGCTGCGAGATCACCGTCGGCGAAAAGGTCGCGGTGCACCGGTACACGTTCCCGGAGCACCGCAGCGCCCGGATCGTGGTGGACCTGTCCTGCGGTGGCCTGGCCATCGACCACGGCCACACGGTGCCGCTGCGGGCGCACGTGGAGAGCATCGGCCACGGTCGCGCGCAGGGCACGGTCGTCGTCGAGGGCGTGCCGCTGTCGGTGTACATCGAGGTCGACATCCCGGGCTGGCGGCAGATGCTGTGGCACGACCGCCGGCTGATCGAAGGCGGCACCCGGCTGGACTTCGACCGCATCCGGCAGACCACCCTGCGCCCGTTCGGCCTGCTGTTCATCGGGCCGGCCGCCGCCGGGCAGAGCGTCGAGGTGCGGATCGGCTTCTCCCTGCGCGGCTGCGAGCAGGCCAGGGCGAACCTGCGCCGCGAGTGCGGCGAGGGCACGCCGGCGTTCGGCAACACCCTGGCGCGGACCAAGGACCGGTGGCGCGACCACGTCGGCCGGATCGAGGTGGAGGGCGGCTCGCCCGCCCGCCGGCAGGTGTTCGCCACCGCGCTGTACCACTCGCTGATCAAGCCCTGCTTCGCGGACGACGAGAGCCCGTTCTGGCCGACGTCCGGGCCGTTCGCCTTCGACGTCTGCACGATGTGGGACATCTACAAGACCCAGTTGCCGCTGCTCGCCGCGATCTGCCCGGACCGGGCCGTCGACCTGCTGGAATCACTGATCCGGGTGTGCGAGGAGGAGGGCAACTTCCCGATCGGCTACCGGATGGCGCGCGGCGCGGACAGGTTCTTCCGGCAGGCCAGCGCGTTGGTGCACACCGCACTCGCCGACGCGCACGCGCTGGGACTCGGTGACCTGGACTGGAACTGGGCGCTGGTGCACATGGAAGCCGACCTGCGCCGGATGTACGGCGAGGACTTCTACGAGCACGGCGTGGTGCACCCGATCTCGCACACCCTCGACCTCGCCTACGCCTACCACTGCACCGCCGGCGTCGCCCGCGCCCTGAACGACGGACCGCTCGCCGACGACCTCGCCGCGCGCAGCCACCTGTGGTCCAACGCGTTCGACCCGGCCACCGGCCTGCTGCTGGACTCGTCGTTCTACGAGGGCGGCAAGTGGAACTACTCGTTCCGGCTCCTGCACGACATGGCCGGGCGGATCGCGCTGGCCGGCGGTGACGACGCGTTCGTCGCCATGCTGGACGCCTTCTTCGGCTACGGCGCGCAGCCCGTGAAGCAGCCAGGCAGGCGGCCCGACCCGGCGGAGATGGCGATCGGCTACGCGCTGAACCGGTTCGAAGGGCTGAACAACGAGCCCGACATGGAAGCGCCGTGGTCCTACCACTACGCGGGTCGACCGGACCGCACGGCCGAGGTCGTGCACGCGGCGCTGACGTGGCAGTTCGGCACCGGGGCCGGTGGGCTGCCGGGCAACGACGATTCCGGTGGCCTGAGCTCCTGGTACGTGTGGGCTTCGCTGGGGCTGTTCCCGATCGCCGGCCAGAACCTGTTCCTGGTCAACGCGCCCGCGTTCGCGCGCGCCACGATCCACACCGGTGGCCGGGATTTCGTCATCGAGACCAGCGGCCACCGGGAGACGCCCATCGGCTCCGACGGGCTGGAGCGCGTGCCGCCGCCGCAGTACGTGCAGTCCGCCCGGCTGAACGGGAAACCGCTGGACGTGGCGCACCTGCGCGCCTCCGACGTCCACGCGGGCGGGCGGCTGCACCTGGAACTCGGTCCGGAGCCCTCGGCCTGGGGCCGTGACTCCCGGCCGCCGTCACTGTCCGACCCCACCGCGACGGGAACTAGCACATGAGCAGGCCGAGCCGTCGTCTTGTCATCGTCGTCCGGGCCGACCCGGTGATCTGCGGTCATTCCGGTGAGGCCCGCAACCTGGCCGAGGTCGCGCTCACCCGCGGTTTCGACGACGTGCGCCTGCTGACGTGGCCGCTCCCGGCGCTCCAGGCGGCCGGTCTGCCGTTGAAGCCACTGGACCGGATCATGCCGTACAGCACGGGGATCACGGTGGAACGGCCCGAGCCGGTGGGCGACTACCGGGTGCC
This is a stretch of genomic DNA from Saccharothrix ecbatanensis. It encodes these proteins:
- a CDS encoding COG1470 family protein, coding for MTTTTEFGLPTVVVTPGQETSTTMTVRNDSDIVEAYEFEVVGGCAPWTTVEPARLSLYPGTSEQVAIVLRPPRSPEVRAGEVPLGVRVLPAERPQSAVVTETTVVVEPFAKQRVRLIPKRRRAWRSARFRVEVHNDGNTPTSVTLALPEADDHLKYTVATTPTTVDPGGRAELELRVRVAKALWFGKPKVWPVRLDAVALAADQRDEHELAGELVQLPILSKWLLSLLGALLMLLLAWLLLVRPAVLSAAREAADGRAQEIVQAAEPQAPAEEPGAAPEQPPAGEQGQGEGQGQGQGRGTAGGREQHSGTIAVTTNTGEQTTGAYVVPPGKVFHITDIVLANHQGDEGVLTIAFGERTITTIALETFRNQDYHWVTPIDIPQNGTVTVTVNCARPGTPASGRQAANCSQLLHVSGELGDIVP
- a CDS encoding AfsR/SARP family transcriptional regulator, translating into MCSDELRVSVLGPVRAWLGEVEPALGPTRRRTVFAVLAGRANQVVSRDELVDGVWGDEPPMGAVGSLHTYMSGLRRALGPARDALVSRPGGYLLRLAEAALDAEVFERGRAEAQRLVAAGDWSGARDAVDAVLGLWQGSAYSGLSGPYAEQERRRLGELRLSAVELRCRAGLELGQHVEVVAEVTALLVEHPWHESLRALLMLALHRSGRDGEALEVFRAARRALIEQQGIEPGPALRDAHRVVLAELSPRRVARAC
- a CDS encoding M20 metallopeptidase family protein, whose translation is MPVREDAVALRDDLVRLRRSLHAEPEIGLDLPRTQEKVLAALDGLPLEVSVGRGLTSVTAVVRGSRPGPVVLLRADMDALPVQELTGLDYASRVDGAMHACGHDMHTAMLVGAAHLLAGRREALAGNAILMFQPGEEGWDGSAAMIAEGVLDAAGPKPDAAYALHVFSSAVPHGVFTARPGTTMAASDALEVTVVGSGGHGARPHRAKDPIPVACEIVTALQTLVTRQSDIFDPVVLTVGSFHAGTRRNVIPDTARFEATVRTFSAPAKARIKDAAITLARSIAQAHGLDAEVTYVDGYPMTVNDPQETTFVGDTITEVLGEDRFRPLADPLPGGEDFSRVLQRVPGAFILLGAGNGATDNHSPRAEFDDSVLTDGATVLAELALRR
- a CDS encoding Lrp/AsnC family transcriptional regulator; the protein is MQDSRTPDETDLRLVHALQATPRATWHEVGRALDIDPATAARRWQGLTDAGFARVTAYPDVRLWAQDHCNAFIELDLEPTARAHAVEVLSRLPQVVSIAVISSGRDLFLTVLTPDLPTLSRLVLHDLHRLPGLRGTRTHTVTTVYGEGNHWRLGALEPQRRAQPDRHIPSTASRPVWKQHHRDVLRALDDGRRPAAEIAAGAGKSGSTVRRWLNEMVDGRLLSLRCEVAQSITGWPVSATFRARVPPDELDRTGVALTELPEVRLCAAVTGADNLVLTLWLRSLGDIQRVEAELARRLPALTLTDRAVTLRAVKRMGCLLDESGRITDVVPIDPWASC
- a CDS encoding glycosyltransferase, whose amino-acid sequence is MRVLFAALASVGHTYPLIPLAIAARDAGHEVHFAVGEGVHAPLAANGLRPFRPADSFYEIYAEDLEPELARLKPDLVVHEWGVPGAAVAARRAGIPGLWHGFGRMFPEGIGLESTAKTGRPHVDICPSSLQDKDFLATEDRIELRPVPYSEPAPLPAWDKPVVYLTLGTAFGTADLLTTVIKGLATLDVHVVVATGRVRVDELGDLPHNVTAQPWVPQADLLPHVDVVVHHGGSGTTLGALAVGAPQLVLPQGADQFANAEAVTVAGAGLRLLADELDADAVAEHVRTLTQRHDHRDAARAIAEEIARMPSPDEVARRLPDYAKRP
- a CDS encoding pectate lyase, with translation MSTRTSRSARWAATVGAVASVTAMSAALVVAGGPTASAAEGCRVDYVVSSQWNGGFGANVTVTNLGDAVSSWTLEWTFAAGQRVDQGWSGEFSQSGSTVTVRNMSWNGSLGTGASATPGFNGSWSGSNPSPTSFKLNGVTCTGSPTSTSTSTSTSTSSSTSTSTTTRTTSTTTTTTTNPGGGGDGSGPWPSNTGSVHQTTTKNAGTFFDGGMKRYYGIGDGGQGEGQDPMFVVANGGTIQNLFIDAPAGDGIHCEGSCVIRNVWWNDVGEDAATFRSSSSSATYLVDGGGAKSGSDKVFQHNGAGTVTIRNFQVHGSGKLYRACGNCSTSYQRHVVMDGVTARSTKVLAGINTNWGDTARFSRITVYGSTVICEKYQGVPKGSEPKKIGEGADGKNCFYSPSDITQR
- a CDS encoding right-handed parallel beta-helix repeat-containing protein, yielding MVALTTAVALLALAPAPAQAADPTFVVAGNGSDTNPGTVERPLKSIQKAIDLATPGATILVRGGTYAVTTNIQIRKSGEPGRPIRLADYPGERVVVDGEALPAGHTPVGGSIPRDQRGVFHQEASWWHVSGLEIIRGPYAYYCAGCDDNVFERLVTRDNYESGFQLQGASANNLILNLDSYGNRDPRKNGESADGLAVKEGSGTGNVVRGATPRTVSRWTARGRS
- a CDS encoding GH92 family glycosyl hydrolase, which translates into the protein MHSWLHGAIGGLGDCHPNRRTRCERTSGVHVAETTGRPARIYSLAILDDIDPFIGTAATSLPAAQGLAATWWWPKAQIGNTHPGATSPLGMVSACAYSGAYPTGYGLYTKNTEGLPEEMFDRPQASGFTHFQQSGTGAIRKYYNYVRVTPMVQPLDTLGQAWPLHDEVAEAGYYAATLDTGIRCEITVGEKVAVHRYTFPEHRSARIVVDLSCGGLAIDHGHTVPLRAHVESIGHGRAQGTVVVEGVPLSVYIEVDIPGWRQMLWHDRRLIEGGTRLDFDRIRQTTLRPFGLLFIGPAAAGQSVEVRIGFSLRGCEQARANLRRECGEGTPAFGNTLARTKDRWRDHVGRIEVEGGSPARRQVFATALYHSLIKPCFADDESPFWPTSGPFAFDVCTMWDIYKTQLPLLAAICPDRAVDLLESLIRVCEEEGNFPIGYRMARGADRFFRQASALVHTALADAHALGLGDLDWNWALVHMEADLRRMYGEDFYEHGVVHPISHTLDLAYAYHCTAGVARALNDGPLADDLAARSHLWSNAFDPATGLLLDSSFYEGGKWNYSFRLLHDMAGRIALAGGDDAFVAMLDAFFGYGAQPVKQPGRRPDPAEMAIGYALNRFEGLNNEPDMEAPWSYHYAGRPDRTAEVVHAALTWQFGTGAGGLPGNDDSGGLSSWYVWASLGLFPIAGQNLFLVNAPAFARATIHTGGRDFVIETSGHRETPIGSDGLERVPPPQYVQSARLNGKPLDVAHLRASDVHAGGRLHLELGPEPSAWGRDSRPPSLSDPTATGTST